ACCGATTTAGTCAAAAATCTGCTGGTGTATCCCGAAAACATGAAGCGAAATATGAATGTTTACGGTGGCGTGATTTTCAGTCAAAGAGTTCTTTTAACTTTGGTGAGTAAGGGAATTAGCCGGGAATCTGCCTATAAAATCGTCCAAGAAAACGCCCATCGCGCTTGGAACACCGATAACGGCAATTTTAAAGCTTTTATCAGTCAAGATGAACGAGTTACCGGCATTTTATCCCCCGACGAGATCGAAAGTTGCTTTGATCCCCAGCAGCACCTAAATCATCTTAATAGCATCTACCAAAGGTTAGATATTTAGGGAGCTTTCAGTTATCAGCTATCGGCCACGTTTTTGAGATCGGCAATTTGAAACCTTGGGAGTAACAATGTCATGACCATTACTGCGAGCGACCTACCGATGGAAAAAATTGCCCAGTTTTGCGATCGCTGGCAAGTGACCGAATTCGCTCTATTCGGCTCCGTCCTGCGCGAAGACTTCCGCCCCGACAGCGACATTGATGTTATGGTGGAATTTCATCCAGAGGCTCATCCCACATTCAGCACCCTAGACCAAATGGAAGCAGAGCTAAAAACCATTTTCCATCGAGATGTTGACCTGATTACCCGCCAAGGCATTGCCACCAGTCGCAACTACCTACGCCGTAATCAAATCCTTTCTTCGGCTCAAGTGATTTATGCAACGGGATCCCCAATTCCTGCTTGATATGCTGCAATCCGCAGATTTTGTCAGGTGCGTTTCTTGCTGCGACGACAGGGAACGCACCTTACCGATTATCGAAAATTTGGGTTAAAACCCCGTCCTTTTAGGACGGCTTTAAGCTAGAATAAAAAAGCGATAACCAAGCTAAAAACTGAACCTTGACAACAGATAGTAGGGGGTTTTGTTCAGAAAAGAATTCAAATTCGGCCTTGAACGAGTAAAACTTTCTAGGAAATAAGGTTGAACATTAGATTTTTTCGACTTGTTCAAAGTGGCCGGAGGGCATTCGGACACTCAAAACGGACGTGGAGAAAGAGTCAGACTTAAGCAATTAAGCGTTTTTCGGTGAAGCGTCAACCCCATTCAGCGACCACCCTAAAAAAGTGGCGTGGTGAGGAATCGCCGTCCGTTTTACGGCGGCGAGGATGTCAAGATACAATCGCGGCATATACTTCTCGCTTGCGACAACCGCGATGAATGTTTTCTGGCGCTATTTCCCCTTGGCATTTGTTGTTATGCTTTCTAATGGTTTCACCCCACACGCGATGAATGTTTTCTGGCGCTATTTCCCCTTGGCATTTGTTGTTATGCTTTCTAATGGTTTCACCCCACAACAAGGGCGAACGGAATCACCCAAAGTTACCTGTCAAATAGAAAGCTATCCCTCCACAAAGCAAAAAGTTCCCACGACAATGATCCAGAACGGAACGGGAAATTTAGTACCATTTATTTATTGGGTAGAGGAAGTTGCGGGGGAAAAGCCACTAGAGCGGTGCAAGGAAGTTTCTGAGATTATTCAAGCAAGATATGACGATAAAACCTGGAGTCGTTCTTTTTTACGGACGGGAAAATCGAGTGATAATTATCCGATCATTTGTTTTGTCAAGGAACCCAAAGATAAAGCTTGCGATACCGAAAGAGAACTTATCGTTAAATTAAAGCGAGGGGAAAACGCGGAAAGAGTTTTAGATAAGATGTTAGCCCTTCGCTATCGGTTAATAAGAAGAAACTTTCTTACATTCACGGATAATTTTATTTTTTATTCTGGGGGAGCCAACCTTTATATTGATGTTGATAAGTTTCTCGAAGAAGTGGAGCGATCAAGGACTGAAAGACAATGATAAAAAGATGGTTCGCTTGGTTGGGTATTGTCTCGATATTGATACCTTTTCCTGTGGCAATCGCTCAGTTGGATCAATCACAATTAAAGGAGATTACCGTCAGAATTGATGTAGAAGGAAGCTATAAAGAGGATGGGGGTTCTGGGGTAATCGTTCGCCAGCAAGGACAATTCTACACGATTCTAACAGCATATCATGTGGTGCAAGAAAAGAGAAACTATAAAGTTTTAATTTTTAATCCTTCTAATCGGCAAATAATCGGTAGCCACATCATTAATGAGAAAAATATGGTTCTTCGGTTTGTGTTATGCGATGGATGGGGTTACAAGGGATGAAAACCTTATATAGAAAGACATTCGGAGATTTATGTCAATTGTTTTCGATCTAGAACTAACTAATCAATTAAGTCTCTTGCCAGATAAGGATTTGGTCGATTTATGCCCCCCGATCAAACCATACCAAGTAACGAAGAACCAAAAATATTAAGCAAATTGACGATTACGATCTAGCGGAGATTACCATACAAAGTTCTGCTAAATATCGAACGGCGAATATAGGAGATAGCCAGCAATTACAACCCACCGATGATTTAACCGTTTCTGGCTATCCGCTTCCTTCCTCTCTGATTACAGAAAGGCTATCTACTTCCACCCTTAGACTGGGTAAATTTACTGATAGATTACCTCCTGATGCGCTACTAAAAAGACAAAAGGGGGCAACGCTGAAGATAGATGTAACAACGGAAGTCGGAATGAGTGGCGGCGCGGTTGTTAATAAAAATGGTGAATTAGTCGGAATATTAGTCGAAGCAGATAAAGACGCTTCTGGGAATAAATCATCATCTTTAGCGATTCCTATTAATTTATATCCTCAGTGGCAAGCGATTCGGAATTCTCAAAGATTATCTTCCCCTCTTCCCTCTCCCAATCAAACTTTGGAGCAATTACTAGCAGCTAAAAAATGGGGACAAGCGAATGATAAAACTTGGGAGATTTTACTAAGTAAAGGCGATTCAGATAAGTCAGGCGATTTAGATAGCAATGAATTGCTATCTTTAAACTGTAAAACTCTAGCAGATCTAGATCTAGCGTGGCGTAAAGCATCTAATGGAAGATATGGATTTCGGTTACAAAGAAGCATTTATAATAAGTATCATTATACTTTGCCGCCTAGAGAGTCTCGGCTTTATCTTTATACAGAATTCGCTAAAGAGCTAGGTTGGTTTAACGATATTCAACAAGTATCAACTCTCTCAATTTCAAGTTTATACAATCAAAAAAATCCCAATCTCGGCTTTTACCCAATTTGGTTTGTTGACCGAGGACAATTAGGACAGTATCCTTTTGGTTTACCTTCCGATGATAATCTATTGCGCGATCCTGGTTCAATTTGGGAAAGTAGGGGAACGATCTTGAGCGATATGTTAAAACGATGTTCGATATAATTTTTATCGCGGAAACCAGATACAAAATCAATCAAAAACTGTAGATATAACTGAACAAACTTATCAAGAAATTTTGACATTCGGAAATCTTAGAAAACTAGAATTGCCACGAATGTCAGTATGTAATTCAAAAGTGTCAAATTCACGGATTTGAGAAGGAATATTATTAAACGTTAATGTTACCTTGACTGGAGCTCCCTGCGGAAACCTTGAGCTAATCCTCCCTTCTTCTTTGCGATTACCAATTTGAATTTGACTACAAAGGTAAAGATTTCCAAATGCGTCATACAATTTAGTGACATCCCGATCCTGACATAATATAGTGATATTGGTATCTTCTTTACTTCTAATAACCACCGAACATTTTACAGAGGAGCCGGAACGAGTGCAACTTTGTAAGACTCCTGAAAAATACTTATTTTCGCTGAAAATAGGTTGTTGTGCCAGTAGTTGTGTGTCCCTACGGCTATTGATTCCGTCGTTGACTTGGCTTTCTCTTACCCCTGTCATTCTCTGAGATGCCGACACGCTAACCCCCGAAACCAATAAAGCCAAAGCGAGTAAACCAAAAGCCGATGTTCTGTAAACCATATCAGGTGACTCCTCACACAATAAAGAAAACCGAATCATGCTATTATAGCCGAGATCGTAGCACAGATCATTATATTTGAAGCATTGTCCAGTAAATCCTATTATTTTGATGATAATTTAATCAATTTATAGAGAAGAAATAGATTGATAGGGAATGATTTCTTCTAGCTTATTGCCTAGATTTTCTCTGGCTACATCCAATTCATAAGCCTTTTGTAAATTCATCCACAATTCTGCACCAGTATTAAAGAAACGTCCTAATTTTAAAGCAATATCTCCCGTGGGATTCGCGTCTCCTTGTAGGATGTGATAGAGAGTTTCTGACGATACATAAATTTTTTGGGCAAGCTGAGAGATAGTAAGATCAATTTCTTCTAATTCATCCGCGAGAATTTCACCGGGGTTAATGGAGCTTTTCCAATCATTCATCATCAACCTCCTTTAATGATAATCAACAATTTCAACATGACAGGGTTTCTGTGTCTTGACAGCGAAAACTTTTAATCATAGACTATTTAGCTTCTTTAACCGAATCTAACTCTAAAGAGTTGATTATCTCTCTCGCTTCCTTTTCATACTTATCAAAGTCTTGGGTACTGGCTTCATAACGAATCGTATATTGTTTTTTACTGTATAAAAAACCAATATCTCTTCGTTTAATATTGTCTGCATCATAAACTAATTCATAGTTAG
This portion of the Microcystis aeruginosa NIES-2549 genome encodes:
- a CDS encoding nucleotidyltransferase family protein, which encodes MTITASDLPMEKIAQFCDRWQVTEFALFGSVLREDFRPDSDIDVMVEFHPEAHPTFSTLDQMEAELKTIFHRDVDLITRQGIATSRNYLRRNQILSSAQVIYATGSPIPA
- a CDS encoding COP23 domain-containing protein encodes the protein MNVFWRYFPLAFVVMLSNGFTPHAMNVFWRYFPLAFVVMLSNGFTPQQGRTESPKVTCQIESYPSTKQKVPTTMIQNGTGNLVPFIYWVEEVAGEKPLERCKEVSEIIQARYDDKTWSRSFLRTGKSSDNYPIICFVKEPKDKACDTERELIVKLKRGENAERVLDKMLALRYRLIRRNFLTFTDNFIFYSGGANLYIDVDKFLEEVERSRTERQ
- a CDS encoding GUN4 domain-containing protein, which translates into the protein MDDYDLAEITIQSSAKYRTANIGDSQQLQPTDDLTVSGYPLPSSLITERLSTSTLRLGKFTDRLPPDALLKRQKGATLKIDVTTEVGMSGGAVVNKNGELVGILVEADKDASGNKSSSLAIPINLYPQWQAIRNSQRLSSPLPSPNQTLEQLLAAKKWGQANDKTWEILLSKGDSDKSGDLDSNELLSLNCKTLADLDLAWRKASNGRYGFRLQRSIYNKYHYTLPPRESRLYLYTEFAKELGWFNDIQQVSTLSISSLYNQKNPNLGFYPIWFVDRGQLGQYPFGLPSDDNLLRDPGSIWESRGTILSDMLKRCSI
- a CDS encoding HigA family addiction module antitoxin, encoding MNDWKSSINPGEILADELEEIDLTISQLAQKIYVSSETLYHILQGDANPTGDIALKLGRFFNTGAELWMNLQKAYELDVARENLGNKLEEIIPYQSISSL